In a genomic window of Sinorhizobium meliloti:
- a CDS encoding ABC transporter permease has translation MTSPIPAPGEPLPHYVSTAPFDPYSVEVMTEEQVRVNQASQLRLMWWKFKRHKVALVSGIFLAMLYGMILICEFLAPYNLHTRNVDFIYAPPQSVRFFHEGEFVGPFVYGRTMKLDMDTLKRNYTDDTTAVERIRFFCRGDDYRFWGLFESNLHLVCPAEGGQLFLLGTDRLGRDVLSRIIYGARISLTIGLLGITVSFVLGIVIGGLAGYHGGIFDLVVQRLIEVLQSIPSIPLWLSLAAIMPATWSPLLIYLGITVILGLLDWTGLARAVRSKLLALREEDYVLAAQLMGAKSGRIIGRHLVPGFMSHLIATATISIPGMILGETALSFLGLGLRPPITSWGILLTEAKSVSVIAFYPWLLFPTIPVILVILAFNFLGDGLRDAADPYK, from the coding sequence CGACCGCGCCCTTCGACCCCTATTCCGTGGAGGTCATGACCGAGGAGCAGGTGCGGGTGAACCAGGCATCGCAGCTGCGTCTGATGTGGTGGAAGTTCAAGCGCCACAAGGTCGCGCTCGTCTCGGGCATCTTCCTCGCGATGCTCTACGGGATGATCCTGATCTGCGAGTTTCTCGCGCCCTACAACCTGCATACACGCAATGTCGATTTCATCTACGCGCCGCCGCAGAGCGTTCGCTTTTTCCACGAGGGTGAATTCGTCGGCCCCTTCGTCTACGGCCGGACGATGAAGCTGGACATGGACACGCTGAAGCGCAACTACACGGACGATACGACGGCCGTCGAGCGGATCCGGTTCTTCTGCCGCGGGGACGACTACCGTTTCTGGGGTTTGTTCGAAAGCAATCTGCATCTGGTTTGCCCGGCGGAGGGAGGGCAGCTTTTCCTCCTGGGCACGGACCGTCTCGGCCGCGACGTGCTGTCGCGGATCATCTACGGAGCGCGGATATCGCTGACGATCGGACTTCTCGGCATCACCGTCAGCTTCGTTCTCGGCATCGTCATCGGCGGGCTTGCCGGATATCATGGCGGGATCTTCGACCTTGTGGTTCAGAGACTGATCGAAGTCCTGCAGTCGATCCCGAGCATTCCGCTGTGGCTTTCCCTGGCGGCGATCATGCCGGCGACATGGAGCCCGCTTCTCATCTATCTGGGTATAACCGTCATCCTGGGCCTTCTCGACTGGACCGGCCTTGCGCGCGCCGTGCGCTCGAAGCTGCTGGCGCTCAGGGAGGAAGACTATGTCCTTGCCGCGCAGTTGATGGGCGCCAAAAGCGGACGCATCATAGGGCGCCACCTCGTTCCGGGCTTCATGTCCCATCTCATCGCCACGGCAACGATCTCCATACCCGGCATGATCCTTGGAGAAACGGCGCTGAGCTTCCTCGGCCTGGGCCTGCGTCCTCCGATAACCAGCTGGGGCATCCTGCTCACCGAGGCAAAGAGCGTCAGCGTCATTGCCTTCTATCCGTGGCTGCTTTTCCCCACGATCCCGGTCATTCTTGTGATATTGGCGTTCAACTTCCTGGGAGACGGGTTGCGCGACGCCGCCGATCCCTACAAATAA
- a CDS encoding glycosyltransferase family protein: protein MTRRFEDARILMYSHDTFGLGHLRRCRAIAHALVEDYSGLQILIISGATIAGAFDYRARVDFVKIPSVIKLRNGEYTSLDRHIELHETLKMRQSIIRSTAENFRPDIFVVDKEPMGLRGEVEDTLAYLKTHGTRLVLGLREVMDSPHLLEEEWKRRDTMRKIEQFYDSIWVYGPPDFYDPLVGLDVPLAVRDRMNFVGFLQRSVSHDALHGHKPEGDYILVTTGGGGDGADLIHDVIHAYQEDPELTHNALVVLGPYMPAKQRNKLIKKGSKIPFIKIIEFDNRMEELVAGARGVVSMGGYNTYCEILSFDKPALIVPRLQPREEQLIRAQRASALGLVDMLLPQEAEEPLRLAAALKALPQRAPPSLRANGLRLEGLVHISDIVGEWLDHRSKEHLAVVKRSN from the coding sequence ATGACACGGCGCTTCGAGGATGCCCGCATCCTCATGTACAGCCACGATACCTTCGGGCTCGGCCATCTCAGACGTTGTCGCGCCATCGCCCATGCCCTGGTGGAAGATTACAGCGGACTGCAGATCCTGATCATCTCCGGTGCGACCATCGCCGGCGCCTTCGATTATCGCGCCCGCGTCGACTTCGTGAAGATTCCGAGCGTCATAAAGCTCCGAAACGGCGAATATACTTCGCTGGACCGCCACATCGAACTGCACGAAACGTTGAAAATGCGGCAGTCGATCATCCGTTCGACGGCGGAAAACTTCCGGCCGGATATTTTCGTCGTCGACAAGGAGCCGATGGGCCTGCGCGGCGAGGTGGAGGATACGCTCGCCTACCTGAAGACGCACGGCACCAGGCTGGTGCTTGGCCTAAGGGAAGTGATGGACTCGCCGCACCTCCTGGAAGAGGAATGGAAGCGGCGCGACACGATGCGCAAGATCGAGCAGTTCTATGATTCGATTTGGGTCTACGGACCGCCGGATTTCTACGATCCGCTGGTCGGGCTCGACGTGCCCCTTGCCGTGCGCGATCGCATGAACTTCGTCGGCTTTCTGCAAAGAAGCGTTTCCCACGATGCGCTGCACGGCCATAAGCCGGAAGGCGACTACATACTGGTCACCACCGGCGGCGGCGGCGACGGAGCGGACCTCATCCATGACGTGATCCACGCCTATCAGGAGGATCCCGAACTCACGCATAACGCGCTCGTCGTCCTCGGCCCCTACATGCCCGCAAAGCAGCGCAACAAGCTGATCAAGAAGGGAAGCAAGATCCCATTCATCAAGATAATCGAGTTCGACAATCGCATGGAGGAACTGGTAGCCGGCGCCAGGGGTGTGGTGTCGATGGGCGGCTACAACACCTATTGCGAGATACTCTCTTTCGACAAGCCTGCTCTGATCGTGCCGCGTCTTCAGCCACGCGAAGAACAATTGATCCGCGCCCAGCGTGCCTCTGCACTCGGGCTCGTCGACATGCTGCTTCCGCAGGAAGCGGAGGAGCCGTTGCGCCTTGCTGCGGCCCTGAAGGCGCTGCCGCAGCGCGCACCGCCGTCGCTCCGCGCCAATGGCCTGAGGCTGGAAGGCCTCGTCCACATATCCGACATCGTCGGCGAATGGCTCGATCATAGATCGAAGGAGCATTTGGCCGTCGTGAAAAGATCGAACTGA
- a CDS encoding glycosyltransferase family protein, whose amino-acid sequence MEKKLLSGPRVFFYVQHLLGIGHMARASRIAGALVEREFEVTMVTGGTPVPGFPGEGVQTVALPAVTAGDKGFSGLVDGDGNPVTAAFQEHRRDLLIEAFRRAEPDVVIIEAFPFGRRQMRFELLPLLAEIAASGRPPLVATSLRDILQERVKPGRAEETVELVKNHFDLVLVHGDPGFARIEETFPLADEIRDKVVYTGLVAPPPPNEAAEKFDIVVSAGGGAVGRELIGAALEAAKLLPNALRWCLITGPNLPQADFDTFAAAAPEGVSLFRFRRDFGGLLGGARLSVSQAGYNTVCDILRAGCACLLIPFTAGGETEQSTRAARLEQLDLAGVLPEEGITPELLAAKVRTMLARPRPAIPPLDLDGAAGTARIIGERLLSRQPFRSH is encoded by the coding sequence ATGGAGAAGAAGCTCTTGAGCGGACCTCGCGTCTTTTTCTATGTGCAGCATCTACTCGGTATCGGGCATATGGCGCGCGCGAGCCGCATTGCCGGAGCGCTGGTCGAGCGGGAGTTCGAGGTCACAATGGTGACCGGCGGCACGCCGGTGCCGGGCTTTCCGGGGGAAGGCGTGCAGACCGTCGCACTGCCGGCGGTGACTGCCGGCGACAAAGGGTTTTCCGGGCTTGTCGACGGCGACGGAAACCCGGTCACGGCCGCTTTTCAGGAGCACCGACGGGATCTGCTCATAGAGGCGTTCCGACGCGCGGAACCGGACGTCGTCATCATCGAGGCGTTCCCCTTCGGGCGTCGGCAGATGCGGTTCGAACTGCTGCCGCTGCTCGCTGAAATTGCGGCGAGCGGCAGGCCGCCGCTCGTGGCGACGTCGCTGCGCGACATTCTGCAAGAGAGGGTCAAGCCTGGAAGGGCCGAAGAGACCGTCGAACTCGTCAAGAACCATTTCGATCTCGTGCTCGTTCACGGCGATCCCGGATTCGCCCGTATCGAGGAAACATTTCCCCTTGCCGACGAAATCCGCGACAAGGTCGTCTATACGGGCCTCGTCGCCCCGCCGCCGCCGAATGAAGCGGCCGAGAAATTCGACATTGTGGTTTCGGCGGGCGGAGGCGCTGTCGGCAGGGAGCTGATCGGCGCGGCGCTCGAGGCCGCGAAGCTTCTGCCGAATGCGCTTCGCTGGTGCCTGATAACAGGCCCGAACCTGCCGCAGGCGGATTTCGACACATTCGCGGCCGCGGCTCCGGAGGGCGTCAGCCTCTTTCGTTTCCGGCGGGATTTCGGTGGCTTGCTCGGCGGTGCCCGCCTTTCCGTCTCGCAGGCCGGCTACAACACCGTGTGCGACATTCTGCGTGCCGGATGCGCATGCCTCCTCATCCCCTTTACCGCGGGTGGCGAGACCGAACAGAGCACGCGGGCGGCACGGCTCGAACAGCTCGATCTCGCCGGGGTGCTGCCGGAGGAGGGGATCACGCCCGAGCTTCTGGCCGCTAAGGTGAGGACGATGCTTGCACGACCGAGGCCGGCCATCCCGCCGCTCGACCTCGACGGAGCCGCCGGAACGGCGAGGATCATCGGTGAGCGGCTTTTGTCGAGGCAGCCCTTTAGGTCACATTGA
- a CDS encoding glycosyltransferase family 4 protein, with amino-acid sequence MLPKPKIAVVLKGYPRLSETFIAQELLGLERAGHELVLVALRRPTDRKRHPVHDEIRAAVHYLPEYLHEEPWRVLRALVKTVRKPGFRRVLGPFLRDLARDVSRNRFRRLGQALVLVTEWPEDAAWLHAHFIHTPASVTDYASIITGIPWTCSAHAKDIWTSEDWELSGKLDRARWTVTCTRSGYEHLRDLSKDQTRVHLSYHGLDLDRFPAFEGEHTRRDGSDPDDPVRIVSVGRAVPKKGYDVLLKALALLPADANWRFEHIGAGELTGGLQALAAKLGIEDRIRWRGALDQKDVLDRYREADIFALACRVTANGDRDGLPNVLVEASSQRLACISTAVSGIPELLEDGKNGLVVPPESPEPLAAALERLIRDPELRRRLGAAGERRVRNEFDHHSSVGQLVGLFESEWRRSS; translated from the coding sequence GTGTTACCGAAACCGAAGATCGCCGTCGTGCTGAAGGGTTATCCACGCCTTTCGGAAACGTTCATTGCGCAGGAACTGCTGGGCCTCGAAAGAGCAGGGCATGAGCTCGTCCTGGTCGCCCTGCGCCGTCCGACCGACAGGAAGCGCCATCCCGTCCATGACGAAATACGCGCGGCCGTCCATTACCTGCCTGAATATCTGCATGAGGAGCCGTGGCGCGTTCTCCGCGCGCTGGTGAAGACCGTCCGGAAGCCCGGCTTCCGGCGGGTGCTCGGGCCGTTCCTCCGGGACCTCGCGCGAGACGTTTCACGCAACCGCTTCCGCCGTCTCGGCCAGGCGCTGGTACTCGTCACCGAATGGCCGGAAGACGCCGCGTGGCTGCATGCCCATTTCATTCACACGCCGGCCTCGGTAACGGACTATGCCAGCATCATCACCGGCATACCCTGGACTTGCTCCGCCCATGCAAAGGACATCTGGACCTCTGAGGATTGGGAGCTTTCGGGCAAGCTCGACCGGGCCCGCTGGACGGTGACCTGCACCCGAAGCGGCTATGAGCATCTGCGGGACCTGTCGAAGGACCAAACCCGGGTCCATCTGAGCTATCACGGCCTCGACCTCGATCGTTTCCCGGCCTTCGAAGGTGAGCATACAAGGCGCGACGGCTCGGATCCCGACGATCCGGTGCGCATCGTCAGCGTCGGGCGCGCCGTTCCCAAGAAGGGATATGACGTCCTCCTGAAGGCGCTGGCGTTGTTGCCTGCGGATGCCAACTGGCGCTTCGAGCATATCGGTGCGGGAGAGCTCACCGGCGGGCTCCAGGCGCTTGCTGCAAAGCTTGGCATCGAGGACCGCATCCGCTGGCGCGGGGCGCTCGATCAGAAGGACGTTTTGGACCGCTACCGCGAGGCCGACATCTTCGCACTGGCCTGTCGGGTGACGGCCAATGGCGACCGCGACGGGCTGCCGAATGTGCTGGTGGAGGCGTCGAGCCAGCGGCTTGCCTGTATCTCGACCGCAGTCTCCGGCATTCCCGAACTTCTCGAAGATGGCAAAAACGGGCTGGTAGTGCCGCCGGAAAGCCCGGAGCCTCTTGCCGCGGCACTGGAGCGGCTGATCCGCGACCCGGAGCTTCGCCGGCGACTTGGCGCCGCCGGCGAACGGCGCGTGCGCAACGAGTTCGACCATCACTCCAGCGTCGGTCAGTTGGTCGGGCTCTTCGAAAGCGAATGGAGAAGAAGCTCTTGA
- a CDS encoding ABC transporter ATP-binding protein, with amino-acid sequence MEPRLSRYIWTHTRKQQLWILLVVALSMVPYFLSFDLPKQIVNGPIQGAGFDGPEATQPFLPISFDLPFFGEVNLFSGFDLGREGMLLALSLVFLLLVIINGLFKFYINTYKGRLGERLLRRIRFELVDRVLRFPPGYLKRVKPAEISTMIKDEVEPMGGFTGDAFVQPALLGGQALTALIFILLQSFWLGIIAASIVAVQAVIIPRMRRRLLVLGRERQLTARELSGRVSEIVDGIGTIRAHDTSNFERADIAARLGRIFKIRYDLYQWKFLVKFLNNFLAQVTPFLFYSIGGYFALQGRLDIGQLVAVIGAYKDLPGPLKELIDWDQARQDVQVKYAQVVEQFSVEPLIDPKVQAISLDPATPLTGALAAVNLSVADDGGSKVVEYVSLQVQPGETVAVTGGTSGGGEALAEAFGRLTWPATGRILIGDVDIHELPESVVGRRISYASSDVFAFQGSLGDNLLYGLKHAPLTEVVYEGDREAQRRWELVEAKLAGNPHYDLNSDWIDYAAAGATGPDDLFAKIRAVLDVVLLSNDVLALAVRSTIDPTEHDAFAGEIVAMRSALRQRLEAEKLSDLVVFFEPGSYNVEATVGENLLFGTVTDSNRWEKALEDHPFFKTVLKRAGLHETFYKMGLEIAENVVELFRDLPPDHPFFQQLTFMTAEEIPAYEALLQKVRGKPLEEVSEDDAIRIIRLCFGYIEPRHRFGLLTDDLMQKIVEARREFSDGLPADLVGIIEHYQPDRYMASATILDNVLFGRIGHKHTDGSERIRAIVRDLFESLGLYNKVLVFGLDFDVGAGGKRLTSGQRQKLNLARALIRVSDFYVFNQPLLALDQRTQDQITRKAFAFLRDGERKPAILWVLANQDLAELFDRVAHFENGRLAHDEPVEKHSRDSDYKELAS; translated from the coding sequence ATGGAACCACGTCTTTCCCGCTACATCTGGACTCACACCCGCAAGCAGCAGCTCTGGATATTGCTGGTCGTGGCGCTGTCGATGGTTCCCTATTTCCTGTCCTTCGATCTGCCGAAGCAGATCGTCAACGGACCGATCCAGGGTGCAGGTTTCGACGGCCCCGAGGCGACCCAACCGTTCCTGCCGATTTCGTTCGACCTGCCGTTCTTCGGTGAGGTCAACCTCTTCTCGGGTTTCGATCTCGGGAGGGAAGGCATGCTGCTGGCCTTGAGCCTGGTATTCCTGCTGCTCGTGATCATCAACGGGCTCTTCAAATTCTATATCAACACCTACAAGGGCCGGCTCGGCGAACGGCTTCTGCGGCGAATCCGCTTCGAGCTCGTCGACCGGGTCCTGCGCTTTCCCCCCGGCTATCTCAAGCGCGTCAAGCCGGCCGAAATCTCGACCATGATCAAGGACGAGGTGGAGCCTATGGGCGGCTTCACAGGAGACGCCTTCGTACAGCCCGCCCTTCTCGGCGGTCAGGCTCTGACGGCGCTCATCTTCATCCTCCTCCAGAGCTTCTGGCTGGGCATTATCGCAGCCTCCATTGTCGCCGTTCAGGCCGTCATTATCCCGCGCATGCGCAGGCGACTGCTGGTGCTCGGCCGCGAGCGTCAGTTGACGGCGCGTGAGCTGTCGGGGCGCGTCAGCGAGATCGTGGACGGCATCGGCACGATCCGCGCCCACGATACCTCGAATTTCGAACGGGCCGACATTGCCGCCCGGCTCGGCCGGATATTCAAGATCCGCTACGATCTCTATCAGTGGAAGTTTCTGGTCAAATTCCTGAACAATTTCCTGGCCCAGGTGACGCCGTTCCTGTTCTATTCGATCGGCGGATATTTTGCGCTTCAGGGCCGGCTCGATATCGGCCAGCTTGTCGCGGTCATCGGCGCCTACAAGGACCTACCGGGTCCCTTGAAGGAATTGATCGATTGGGACCAGGCGCGCCAGGATGTGCAGGTCAAATATGCCCAGGTCGTAGAACAGTTCAGCGTCGAACCGCTGATCGACCCCAAGGTGCAGGCGATTTCTCTCGACCCGGCAACGCCGCTCACCGGAGCGCTGGCGGCCGTCAACCTTTCGGTCGCCGACGATGGCGGCTCGAAGGTCGTGGAATATGTATCGCTGCAGGTCCAACCCGGCGAAACGGTCGCGGTTACCGGGGGTACGTCCGGAGGCGGCGAGGCGCTGGCCGAGGCATTCGGCCGGCTGACCTGGCCCGCAACCGGCCGAATCCTCATAGGCGACGTCGATATTCATGAGTTGCCCGAATCGGTGGTGGGCAGGCGAATATCCTACGCCTCCTCCGACGTCTTTGCCTTCCAGGGCAGCCTCGGCGACAATCTGCTCTACGGGCTCAAGCATGCTCCGTTGACGGAGGTCGTCTATGAGGGCGACAGGGAAGCTCAACGCAGGTGGGAGCTTGTGGAGGCGAAGCTCGCCGGCAATCCGCATTACGACCTGAACAGTGACTGGATCGATTACGCGGCCGCGGGCGCGACGGGGCCGGACGACCTCTTCGCGAAGATCAGAGCCGTGCTGGACGTCGTTCTCTTGAGCAACGACGTCCTGGCGCTTGCTGTCCGTTCGACGATCGATCCGACCGAGCACGACGCTTTCGCCGGCGAGATCGTGGCGATGCGCAGCGCGCTTCGGCAAAGGCTCGAGGCCGAGAAGCTCAGCGACCTCGTCGTCTTCTTTGAACCGGGCTCCTACAATGTCGAGGCGACCGTCGGGGAGAACCTGCTCTTCGGCACGGTCACCGACAGCAACCGATGGGAGAAGGCGCTCGAGGACCATCCCTTCTTCAAGACCGTTTTGAAGCGGGCGGGCCTGCACGAGACATTCTACAAGATGGGGCTGGAAATCGCCGAGAACGTCGTGGAACTGTTCCGCGACTTGCCGCCGGACCACCCGTTCTTCCAGCAGCTCACCTTCATGACGGCCGAGGAAATCCCCGCCTACGAGGCGCTTCTTCAGAAGGTGAGGGGAAAGCCGCTCGAGGAGGTGTCCGAGGATGATGCCATCAGGATCATCCGCCTGTGTTTCGGCTATATCGAGCCGCGGCATCGCTTCGGTCTCCTGACGGACGATCTCATGCAGAAGATCGTCGAGGCGCGCCGTGAGTTCAGCGACGGCCTCCCGGCCGATCTCGTCGGCATCATCGAGCATTACCAGCCGGACCGCTACATGGCCTCGGCGACGATCCTGGACAACGTGCTGTTCGGCCGCATCGGGCACAAGCACACGGACGGGTCCGAGCGGATACGCGCAATCGTGCGTGACCTGTTCGAGTCGCTTGGGCTTTACAACAAGGTGCTCGTGTTCGGGCTGGATTTCGACGTCGGCGCCGGCGGCAAGCGATTGACGTCCGGCCAGCGCCAGAAGCTCAATCTCGCGCGTGCCCTGATCCGGGTCTCGGATTTCTACGTCTTCAATCAGCCGCTTCTGGCGCTCGACCAGCGCACGCAGGATCAGATCACCCGGAAGGCCTTCGCTTTCCTGAGGGATGGCGAGCGAAAGCCCGCTATATTGTGGGTTCTTGCCAATCAGGATCTGGCGGAACTCTTCGACCGCGTCGCCCATTTCGAAAACGGACGGTTGGCGCACGACGAACCGGTGGAAAAGCACTCAAGAGACAGCGACTACAAGGAACTGGCATCTTGA